A window of Christiangramia forsetii KT0803 contains these coding sequences:
- a CDS encoding DUF2256 domain-containing protein: MRKENLPEKICPVCGRAFKWRKKWEKDWENVKYCSERCRKNKQRTLV; encoded by the coding sequence ATGAGAAAAGAAAATCTCCCTGAAAAAATTTGCCCTGTTTGCGGTAGAGCTTTTAAGTGGAGAAAAAAGTGGGAAAAAGATTGGGAAAACGTTAAATATTGCAGCGAAAGATGCCGAAAAAACAAACAACGAACACTGGTTTAG
- a CDS encoding DASH family cryptochrome, whose amino-acid sequence MPKKQTTNTGLVWFRNDLRISDHEALTTACNSHEKIIGIYCFDPRHYLKDQFGFIKTGKFRSKFLIETIEELQKNLETLNIELLVFQEKPEDIIPEIISEYSVKSVYFQKEWTQEEHDVEKEVRRLVNDIEFNSYYQQFLFHPEDIPFSSFNDIPKVYTEFRKSCEKYSKVRELVNLPSPLPARNLPEKAKIPSFKDLGHDDYEKDKRSAFPFKGGEDQAKKRIQEYFWESKNLTRYKETRNEMIGANYSSKLSAWLANGSISARQVYHEVKKFEKEITSNLSTYWLIFELIWRDFFKYISLKHANKIFKLGGIQNRSLEWNYDKQSLKDWIHGNTKYDFVNANMREISNTGFMSNRGRQNVNSFWAKELKQDWRIGAAYFESLLIDYDVHSNWGNWMYNSGVGNDPRDRKFNIKNQAERYDPNNEYQDLWLKD is encoded by the coding sequence ATGCCGAAAAAACAAACAACGAACACTGGTTTAGTATGGTTTAGAAATGACCTGAGAATCTCAGATCATGAAGCTTTGACGACCGCTTGCAATAGCCATGAAAAGATTATTGGGATTTACTGCTTTGACCCGAGACATTATTTAAAAGATCAGTTTGGGTTTATTAAAACAGGTAAATTTCGCTCAAAATTTTTAATTGAAACTATCGAGGAGCTGCAAAAGAACCTGGAAACCCTGAATATTGAGCTGCTCGTTTTTCAGGAAAAACCGGAAGATATAATTCCTGAAATAATATCAGAATATAGTGTAAAGTCAGTTTATTTTCAGAAAGAATGGACACAGGAAGAACATGATGTTGAAAAGGAAGTTAGAAGATTGGTAAATGATATTGAATTTAATTCCTATTATCAGCAATTTCTTTTTCATCCTGAAGATATTCCGTTCTCCTCCTTTAATGATATTCCAAAAGTATATACCGAATTTAGAAAATCCTGCGAGAAATATTCTAAGGTTAGAGAACTTGTAAACCTGCCCTCTCCTCTTCCAGCGAGAAATTTACCGGAAAAAGCAAAAATTCCGTCGTTCAAAGACCTGGGCCATGATGATTATGAAAAAGATAAAAGATCTGCATTTCCATTTAAAGGTGGGGAAGATCAGGCGAAAAAGCGAATTCAGGAATATTTCTGGGAATCGAAAAATTTAACCCGGTATAAAGAAACAAGAAATGAAATGATAGGAGCAAATTATAGCTCAAAATTGTCTGCATGGCTTGCTAACGGTAGCATCTCTGCCAGACAGGTTTATCATGAAGTAAAAAAATTCGAAAAAGAAATTACCAGCAATCTAAGTACTTACTGGCTAATATTTGAACTGATCTGGAGGGATTTTTTTAAATACATTTCTCTAAAACATGCTAATAAGATCTTTAAACTGGGAGGTATTCAGAATAGATCATTAGAGTGGAATTATGACAAACAAAGTCTTAAAGACTGGATCCACGGAAATACCAAATATGATTTCGTGAATGCAAATATGCGAGAAATCTCAAATACCGGCTTTATGAGCAATCGTGGACGCCAAAATGTTAATAGTTTCTGGGCAAAAGAATTAAAGCAGGACTGGCGTATTGGCGCGGCATATTTTGAGAGCCTCCTAATAGATTACGATGTGCACAGTAACTGGGGCAACTGGATGTATAATAGCGGAGTAGGTAATGATCCCAGGGACAGAAAATTCAACATAAAAAATCAGGCTGAAAGGTATGATCCAAATAACGAATATCAGGACTTATGGCTAAAAGACTGA
- a CDS encoding cryptochrome/photolyase family protein: MAKRLKTLRLILGDQLNHQHSWFNDEQDDITYVLMEMRQETDYVVHHIQKVVAFFSAMRNFGNYLRNKDFQVIYLSINDPENLQNLDKNLNKIISEKNIEKFEYQFPDEYRLDEQLKKFSKHLHIKSEAFDSEHFFTKRDDLEKFYEGKKQLTMEYFYRYMREKNNILMATEKDPEGGKWNFDKSNRKKWTGDPEIPHERGFRKDVSKILKEIEQAEIKTMGSLDEKKFNWPTSREDSLSVLNYFCKNLLIHFGDFQDALHTEQEYLFHSRLSFSMNSKMLSPREVVDSVIDFYYEHRDTIDISQVEGFVRQILGWREYMRGIYWKEMPGYRRANKLDNQNKLPEFYWNAETKMNCLHHSIKNSLENAYAHHIQRLMITGNYALLTQTHPDEVDHWYLGIYIDAIEWVEITNTRGMSQFADGGIVATKPYVSSGSYINKMSNYCKNCHYKVSKKTEEDACPFNSLYWNFLDSKREYLKGNQRMKMMFSLLDKKDPGELEKIRKRAKKIISNPSIF; encoded by the coding sequence ATGGCTAAAAGACTGAAGACCTTGCGCCTTATTCTCGGTGACCAGTTAAATCATCAGCATAGTTGGTTTAACGATGAACAAGATGATATTACGTATGTATTGATGGAAATGCGGCAGGAAACCGATTATGTAGTTCATCATATTCAAAAAGTCGTGGCATTCTTCAGTGCTATGCGAAATTTCGGAAATTATCTTCGGAACAAAGATTTTCAGGTTATTTATCTTTCCATTAATGATCCTGAAAATCTTCAAAATCTTGATAAAAATCTAAATAAAATAATTTCAGAAAAGAACATTGAAAAATTCGAGTATCAGTTTCCTGATGAATATAGACTTGATGAGCAACTGAAGAAATTCAGCAAACACCTACATATTAAAAGTGAAGCTTTTGATTCAGAACATTTTTTTACCAAAAGAGATGATCTGGAGAAATTTTATGAAGGAAAAAAGCAGTTAACAATGGAGTACTTCTACAGGTACATGAGAGAAAAAAATAATATCCTCATGGCCACAGAAAAAGATCCTGAAGGTGGAAAATGGAATTTTGATAAGTCTAATCGTAAAAAATGGACAGGGGATCCTGAAATTCCCCATGAACGTGGATTCAGAAAAGATGTATCTAAGATTCTCAAAGAAATAGAACAAGCCGAAATTAAAACCATGGGCAGCTTAGATGAAAAAAAATTCAACTGGCCCACTTCCAGGGAAGATTCGCTTTCGGTTTTAAACTACTTCTGTAAAAATCTATTAATCCATTTCGGAGATTTTCAGGATGCACTTCACACCGAACAGGAATACCTGTTTCATTCCCGATTGTCATTTAGTATGAACTCAAAAATGCTTAGTCCCAGGGAAGTTGTAGATTCTGTTATAGACTTCTATTATGAGCACAGAGACACCATCGATATTTCTCAGGTTGAAGGATTTGTTCGCCAGATTCTTGGTTGGAGAGAATATATGCGCGGAATTTACTGGAAAGAAATGCCAGGTTATCGCAGGGCAAATAAACTAGACAATCAAAATAAACTGCCAGAATTTTACTGGAATGCTGAAACGAAGATGAATTGTTTACATCATTCTATAAAAAACAGTTTAGAAAATGCTTATGCCCATCATATTCAACGTTTAATGATAACAGGGAATTATGCACTGCTTACCCAAACCCATCCAGATGAAGTAGATCATTGGTATCTGGGAATTTATATTGATGCCATAGAGTGGGTAGAAATAACCAATACCCGCGGAATGAGCCAATTTGCAGATGGCGGAATAGTAGCAACCAAACCTTATGTATCCAGTGGAAGTTATATTAATAAAATGAGTAACTACTGTAAGAATTGCCACTATAAAGTAAGCAAAAAGACCGAGGAGGATGCCTGCCCCTTTAACAGTCTTTATTGGAATTTTTTAGACTCAAAACGTGAATACCTTAAGGGAAACCAGCGGATGAAAATGATGTTTAGCCTACTGGACAAAAAGGATCCTGGTGAACTTGAGAAAATCAGAAAGCGAGCAAAAAAGATAATTAGCAATCCCTCGATCTTTTAA
- a CDS encoding lmo0937 family membrane protein, producing MRDLIWLIIVLLVIGWLVGYFAFPDLGSIIHILIVLAVILILYKLLTGRRL from the coding sequence ATGAGAGATTTAATTTGGCTTATTATCGTTTTACTGGTAATTGGATGGCTAGTAGGGTATTTTGCATTTCCAGATCTTGGAAGCATTATCCACATTTTAATAGTACTTGCTGTTATACTTATCCTTTATAAATTACTTACAGGAAGGCGACTCTAA
- a CDS encoding SDR family oxidoreductase: MWKLNDKKALITGGSKGIGKATVIEFLKLGAEVLFTARNEKDIKLLETELKEEGHQVTGLVADSAKPEDIKKIKNWIAERWNSLDILVNNAGINIRKQAIDYSEEEFRKVLEINLVAPFEISRALYPFLKKSGKASIINIASSAAIQDVGTGTPYAMSKSGLLQQSRSLAVEWAEDQIRVNSVSPWFTKTPLTEGYLHNEKKMDSILSRTPLKRVAEAEEISSIISFLAMDKSSFVTGQNIVADGGMSITAL, encoded by the coding sequence ATGTGGAAATTAAATGATAAAAAAGCACTAATTACCGGCGGTTCCAAAGGAATAGGAAAAGCCACAGTGATAGAATTCTTGAAATTAGGCGCAGAAGTTCTCTTTACTGCCAGAAATGAGAAAGATATTAAGCTGCTGGAAACTGAACTTAAAGAAGAAGGCCATCAGGTAACAGGTTTAGTAGCCGATTCAGCAAAGCCAGAAGACATAAAGAAAATAAAAAACTGGATCGCAGAGCGTTGGAATAGTTTAGATATATTGGTGAATAATGCCGGTATTAATATTAGAAAACAAGCTATCGACTATTCTGAAGAAGAATTTCGTAAGGTTCTCGAAATAAATTTGGTAGCTCCATTTGAAATTAGCAGAGCTTTGTATCCATTCTTAAAAAAATCTGGAAAAGCGTCTATCATAAATATTGCGTCTTCAGCAGCTATACAAGATGTTGGTACGGGCACGCCTTACGCCATGTCAAAATCTGGACTTCTACAACAGTCCCGAAGCCTTGCTGTAGAATGGGCTGAAGACCAAATTAGAGTAAATTCGGTTTCTCCATGGTTTACTAAAACTCCGCTTACTGAAGGATACCTCCATAATGAGAAGAAAATGGACTCAATATTAAGTAGAACTCCTTTGAAAAGAGTAGCAGAAGCCGAAGAAATATCTTCTATTATTTCTTTTCTGGCTATGGATAAGTCATCCTTTGTAACCGGGCAGAATATTGTTGCCGATGGTGGAATGAGTATTACCGCATTGTAA
- the kynU gene encoding kynureninase: MQFENTREFAKKLDNEDKISKYRDEFIFPKVNGKDVIYFVGNSLGLQPKTARKYVDEVMKDWAELAVEGHFYAEKSWWDYHERFSEKLARVVGANPSEVTVMNTLTVNLHLLMVSFYRPSGKRYKIICEEKAFPSDQYMISSQVRFHGYEPSDAIVEIMKREGENNFRTEDILKKIEEVGEECALVLIGGVNYYTGQVFDMETITKAGHDIGAFVGWDLAHGAGNIELKLSEWNVDFAAWCSYKYMNSGPGNASGCFINKKYHNKKDIPRFEGWWGHNKERRFLMEPEFQPEPTADAWQISNAPILALAPYLASLEMFDEVGMPALIEKRNKIVAYLEFVLHEIDEEVDSSFEIITPADQNERGTQLSVFLHGEGKELFRYLMDQGVITDWREPNVIRLAPAPFYCSFEDMYEFGQILKKGILSK, encoded by the coding sequence ATGCAGTTTGAAAATACCAGGGAATTTGCCAAAAAGCTCGACAATGAAGATAAGATCTCAAAATATAGGGATGAGTTTATCTTTCCGAAAGTAAATGGCAAAGATGTAATTTACTTTGTTGGGAATTCACTGGGACTTCAACCTAAAACAGCCCGAAAATACGTAGATGAGGTGATGAAAGATTGGGCTGAACTTGCCGTAGAGGGACATTTTTATGCTGAAAAATCCTGGTGGGACTATCATGAAAGATTTTCAGAAAAATTAGCCAGGGTAGTAGGTGCGAATCCTTCTGAAGTTACCGTAATGAACACACTTACCGTTAATCTTCATTTATTGATGGTTTCTTTCTATAGACCTTCAGGTAAACGTTATAAAATTATTTGTGAGGAAAAAGCTTTCCCAAGTGATCAATATATGATTTCCAGTCAGGTACGTTTTCATGGTTACGAACCTTCAGATGCTATTGTTGAAATTATGAAGCGAGAGGGGGAGAACAACTTTAGAACTGAAGATATACTCAAAAAGATAGAGGAAGTAGGAGAGGAGTGTGCCCTGGTCTTAATAGGAGGTGTAAATTATTATACGGGACAGGTTTTTGATATGGAAACGATTACAAAAGCTGGACACGATATAGGAGCTTTTGTAGGTTGGGATCTTGCACACGGAGCAGGAAATATTGAATTAAAGTTAAGTGAGTGGAATGTAGATTTCGCTGCCTGGTGTAGCTACAAGTACATGAATTCGGGCCCTGGAAATGCATCCGGTTGTTTTATAAATAAGAAATATCATAATAAGAAGGATATACCAAGGTTTGAAGGTTGGTGGGGTCATAATAAAGAAAGAAGATTTTTAATGGAACCGGAATTTCAACCGGAACCAACAGCAGATGCCTGGCAAATAAGCAATGCTCCTATTCTGGCATTGGCACCATATTTAGCATCATTAGAGATGTTTGATGAGGTGGGAATGCCAGCATTAATAGAGAAAAGAAATAAGATCGTAGCTTATCTGGAATTTGTATTACATGAAATTGATGAGGAAGTAGATAGCTCTTTTGAAATCATCACTCCTGCAGATCAAAATGAGCGCGGTACGCAGCTTTCAGTATTTTTGCATGGAGAAGGAAAGGAGCTTTTCAGATATTTAATGGATCAGGGGGTAATCACAGATTGGCGCGAGCCAAATGTGATAAGGTTAGCTCCTGCACCTTTTTACTGTTCTTTTGAAGATATGTATGAATTTGGACAGATCCTTAAAAAAGGGATTTTAAGTAAGTAA
- a CDS encoding O-methyltransferase, with protein MHFLPEDIDDYIVAHSQKEPDLLAKLNRETNQKVMQPRMLSGHYQGRVLSLLSKMKMPKNILEIGTYTGYSALCLAEGLTKDGSLHTIDVNEELYDLQKKYFDASDYKNQIKQYLGDATKIIPEINAKFDLVFIDADKPNYPNYFKLIIEKMNPGGIILSDNVLWSGKVVKNIQKDDESTQALLVYNKLLAEDERVETVILPIRDGLTLTRVL; from the coding sequence ATGCATTTTTTACCGGAAGATATAGACGATTATATTGTTGCTCATTCTCAAAAAGAACCAGATCTCTTAGCAAAACTGAACCGGGAAACCAATCAAAAAGTAATGCAACCCAGGATGCTGAGTGGGCATTATCAAGGTCGGGTCTTAAGTTTACTATCTAAAATGAAAATGCCAAAGAATATTCTGGAAATTGGTACTTATACGGGCTATTCGGCCTTATGTCTTGCTGAAGGTTTAACAAAAGATGGTTCTTTGCATACTATAGACGTGAATGAAGAACTCTATGATCTTCAGAAGAAATACTTTGATGCGTCTGATTATAAGAACCAAATCAAACAATACCTTGGGGATGCAACGAAGATAATCCCTGAAATTAACGCCAAATTTGATCTAGTTTTTATTGATGCTGATAAACCCAATTATCCTAACTATTTTAAACTGATCATAGAAAAAATGAATCCCGGTGGAATCATATTATCCGATAATGTTCTATGGTCTGGAAAAGTTGTAAAAAATATACAGAAAGACGATGAATCTACCCAGGCCTTATTGGTGTATAACAAATTACTGGCGGAAGATGAACGAGTAGAAACGGTTATACTACCTATTAGAGATGGACTAACGTTGACCAGAGTTCTTTAA
- a CDS encoding phosphatase PAP2 family protein, with amino-acid sequence MWEQIQEWDRELFVYLNSLGIERYDGFWIFVTNPRHWIPLYLLFFLFFFLAFHWKKAVFSSLFLLATVFTTWGFTNLVKGIALRLRPNNTPELIEMIRVLQEPTNYSFFSGHSSTSFAATTFIVLVISQSTRWIYLAYIWPIIFVMSRIYVGVHYPGDILVGMIVGIIIAFIFFRLYQRSGRRLY; translated from the coding sequence ATGTGGGAGCAAATTCAGGAATGGGACAGGGAGCTCTTTGTATATCTCAACAGTCTTGGTATTGAAAGATATGACGGATTTTGGATCTTCGTGACCAATCCAAGACATTGGATCCCTCTTTATCTGTTGTTTTTCTTATTTTTCTTTTTGGCATTTCATTGGAAGAAGGCTGTATTTTCGTCACTTTTTTTGCTTGCCACCGTATTTACAACCTGGGGTTTTACAAACCTGGTAAAGGGAATTGCCCTAAGGCTTCGCCCAAATAACACTCCAGAACTCATTGAGATGATACGTGTTCTTCAGGAACCAACAAATTATAGTTTTTTCTCCGGTCACTCATCTACTTCATTTGCCGCCACCACTTTTATTGTACTTGTAATTTCTCAAAGCACTCGCTGGATATATCTGGCTTATATATGGCCAATAATATTTGTGATGAGCCGTATCTATGTAGGAGTACATTACCCTGGAGATATCCTTGTAGGTATGATTGTGGGAATTATAATAGCATTTATTTTCTTCAGACTTTACCAAAGATCAGGAAGAAGACTTTATTAA
- a CDS encoding Sec-independent protein translocase subunit TatA/TatB, with protein MHTLPLFISGAEIAFIMFILVMVFGADKIPDIARGLGKGMKSIKNASNDIKSEIQKSADKQGINTDFTKDVRGEIDKVKEDIDEITGSVRRKP; from the coding sequence ATGCATACGTTACCTTTATTTATTAGTGGAGCTGAAATTGCCTTTATCATGTTTATCCTGGTAATGGTATTTGGAGCTGATAAAATTCCGGATATCGCCAGAGGATTAGGAAAAGGCATGAAATCTATTAAAAATGCCTCCAATGATATTAAAAGTGAAATTCAGAAAAGTGCCGATAAACAAGGCATAAATACTGATTTCACAAAGGATGTACGAGGTGAAATAGACAAGGTTAAGGAAGATATCGATGAAATTACCGGTTCAGTAAGACGCAAGCCCTAA
- a CDS encoding M1 family metallopeptidase, which yields MKRLNMLCSVFLIFVFAGVSAQDTEQKEPRQEGHTNQNKFRQMYQELATPNQYRTASGAPGPEYYQNEADYKMDIVLDDENSIITGEENITYHNNSPQDLEYLWVQLDQNIRKKDAPALQKDGDGMSPVNTASRFATNYMQEAFDGGFNIKEVSKNGSSIKYTIHQTMMRIDMPQPLKAGESYSFDIKWSYQVNNHVTNRARSGYEFFPEDGNKAYVIAQFFPRMAVYNDVEGWQNYQFWGNGEFALPFGDYEVNITVPADHVMEATGELQNRKDVYSKDMMKRYDQAKKSYDKPVMIVTQEEAEKAEKDFSSKTKTWTYKADMVRDFAFSTSRKFILDMMAVDVMGKDVMAVSVYPKEGNPLWEQWSTRSVASTLKSYSAHTFQYPYHKAVSVHAKNQGMEYPMICWNYGRPDEEGNYSDRTKFGMISVIIHEVGHNFFPMIVNSDERQWGWMDEGINTFVQYMAEQEFAEEYPEAITPLTKYPSRRGEASKIVPYMKGNQDYISPIMSNPEQVHQLGNNAYGKPATALNILRETVMGRELFDYAFATYSHRWMFKHPTPEDFFRTMEDASSIDLDWFWRGWFYTTDNVDIGIKEVNKYYVTDTPTKAGKEMLERYGTTPEETKALYVVTEEDEEFNEDMKNKSLLESSETLQAYVMDNFTEEERKNLKAPKYFYQVVFEKPGGLVMPLIVEVAYADGTSEKITYPVQIWRKNDKLVSKVIPSNKEITSITIDPDLETADVDVNNNSWPKNENKNEFDEFKDSTQD from the coding sequence ATGAAGAGATTAAACATGTTATGCTCCGTGTTTTTAATATTTGTTTTCGCAGGTGTATCCGCACAGGACACTGAACAAAAGGAACCACGACAGGAGGGACACACAAATCAGAACAAATTCAGGCAGATGTACCAGGAACTTGCCACTCCTAATCAATATCGTACTGCATCTGGTGCTCCGGGACCAGAGTACTACCAGAATGAAGCCGATTATAAAATGGACATTGTTCTGGACGATGAAAATTCAATAATTACAGGAGAAGAGAATATTACCTACCATAACAATTCTCCACAGGACCTAGAATATCTATGGGTTCAGTTAGATCAAAATATTCGAAAAAAGGATGCTCCTGCGCTTCAAAAAGATGGTGATGGGATGAGTCCTGTGAATACTGCCAGCAGGTTTGCAACCAATTATATGCAGGAAGCCTTTGATGGTGGTTTCAATATTAAAGAGGTTTCTAAAAATGGTTCTTCTATAAAATATACAATTCACCAAACCATGATGCGTATAGATATGCCTCAGCCTTTAAAAGCAGGAGAGAGCTATTCTTTTGATATTAAATGGTCTTACCAGGTGAACAATCACGTAACTAATCGTGCACGTTCAGGATATGAATTTTTTCCTGAAGATGGGAATAAAGCATATGTAATCGCTCAATTCTTTCCAAGAATGGCGGTTTATAATGATGTAGAAGGTTGGCAGAATTATCAATTTTGGGGTAATGGCGAATTCGCTCTTCCATTTGGAGATTATGAAGTGAATATTACTGTACCTGCAGATCACGTGATGGAGGCTACAGGGGAACTTCAGAATAGAAAAGATGTTTACTCTAAAGATATGATGAAGCGTTACGATCAGGCAAAAAAGAGCTATGATAAGCCGGTTATGATCGTGACCCAGGAAGAAGCAGAAAAAGCGGAAAAAGATTTTTCCAGCAAAACCAAAACATGGACTTACAAAGCTGATATGGTTCGTGACTTTGCATTCTCTACTTCAAGAAAATTCATATTAGATATGATGGCTGTAGATGTAATGGGTAAAGATGTGATGGCGGTTTCTGTTTATCCAAAAGAAGGAAATCCATTATGGGAGCAGTGGTCAACAAGATCTGTTGCCAGTACATTAAAGAGTTATTCAGCACATACGTTCCAGTATCCTTATCATAAAGCAGTTTCGGTACATGCTAAAAACCAGGGTATGGAATATCCTATGATCTGCTGGAATTATGGTCGTCCTGATGAAGAAGGAAACTATAGTGATAGAACTAAATTTGGGATGATAAGTGTGATTATTCACGAAGTTGGTCATAACTTTTTCCCGATGATCGTCAATTCTGATGAACGCCAATGGGGATGGATGGATGAAGGTATTAATACCTTTGTGCAGTATATGGCAGAACAGGAATTTGCAGAAGAATATCCTGAAGCTATTACTCCATTGACTAAATATCCTTCAAGAAGAGGAGAGGCAAGTAAGATTGTTCCTTACATGAAAGGAAACCAGGATTATATTTCTCCAATTATGTCTAACCCGGAACAGGTGCACCAATTAGGAAATAACGCCTACGGAAAACCTGCTACTGCGTTGAATATACTTCGTGAGACTGTAATGGGACGTGAGCTTTTTGATTATGCCTTCGCTACCTACTCTCACAGATGGATGTTTAAGCATCCTACTCCTGAAGACTTTTTCCGTACGATGGAAGATGCTTCAAGTATAGATCTTGACTGGTTCTGGAGAGGTTGGTTCTATACTACAGATAATGTAGACATTGGAATTAAAGAAGTAAATAAGTACTATGTTACAGATACTCCAACAAAGGCCGGGAAGGAAATGCTGGAGAGATATGGAACTACTCCTGAAGAAACCAAGGCTCTTTATGTAGTCACCGAAGAGGATGAAGAATTTAATGAAGACATGAAGAATAAGTCTTTATTAGAGAGTTCTGAGACACTTCAGGCTTATGTAATGGATAATTTTACTGAAGAAGAAAGAAAGAACTTAAAGGCACCAAAATATTTCTACCAGGTGGTATTTGAAAAGCCAGGCGGATTGGTAATGCCATTAATCGTTGAGGTTGCTTATGCTGATGGTACTTCAGAAAAGATCACTTATCCAGTTCAAATTTGGAGAAAAAATGATAAGCTGGTAAGTAAAGTGATTCCTTCAAATAAAGAAATTACAAGTATTACTATAGATCCAGATCTGGAAACAGCAGATGTTGATGTAAATAATAATAGCTGGCCAAAGAATGAGAACAAGAATGAATTTGATGAATTCAAAGATTCTACTCAGGACTAG
- a CDS encoding DUF6702 family protein, translating to MKKTFVLFFALIFLSSFVSNTHETYLSVTEIEYNKDKKSLQIISRVFIDDFEDVLSKRYQKDISLSYKEDLEENQDIMEKYLKKKLKVTVDEKLLNLKLLGSKFDADQIVLFIESKNMESFRKVKVENLILTDLFDAQKNITHVKKGETIESMLLTKAKASNTVIF from the coding sequence ATGAAAAAGACGTTTGTTCTTTTCTTTGCGCTTATATTTTTATCTTCTTTTGTTTCAAATACACATGAGACTTACCTGAGTGTTACCGAGATAGAGTACAATAAAGACAAAAAAAGTCTTCAAATAATTTCCAGAGTTTTTATTGACGATTTTGAAGATGTTCTTAGTAAGAGATATCAAAAGGATATTAGTTTATCTTACAAAGAAGATCTCGAAGAAAACCAGGATATTATGGAAAAGTATCTAAAAAAGAAACTGAAAGTCACTGTAGATGAAAAGCTTCTAAACCTAAAACTTCTTGGAAGTAAATTTGATGCCGATCAAATTGTACTTTTTATAGAGTCAAAAAATATGGAAAGCTTCAGAAAAGTGAAAGTGGAGAATCTTATTCTAACCGATCTTTTTGATGCTCAAAAAAATATTACCCATGTAAAAAAGGGGGAAACGATAGAAAGTATGTTGCTTACTAAAGCAAAGGCTAGTAACACCGTTATTTTTTAG
- a CDS encoding carboxypeptidase-like regulatory domain-containing protein, which translates to MKLHIGNKLIIVSIMSFMFLCSFSFYAQESSNLRGKVKANSSDIEKIHIINLTLEKGAVTDEYGNFQIQANEKDSLYVSSVQFENKTIVVTKEMIESKAFIIDLQNRMNELAEVVIDDIKLTGYLASDLNKISVTSVETKNRLQNELNMFIEKDKKLNPYGKPNPVGGININKVAGAVIDKLSENSEKPKQYSPKELANKSIQIVGHEFFREDLDLEENEICNFVYFCTEDSRFKRLVINNNAFVLIEYFQTKIEDFRERRGSALNAIRQIPG; encoded by the coding sequence TTGAAATTACACATTGGTAATAAATTAATAATAGTCAGTATCATGAGCTTCATGTTTCTGTGTAGCTTTAGTTTCTACGCTCAGGAATCCTCGAATCTTAGGGGAAAAGTTAAAGCAAATAGCTCTGATATTGAAAAAATACATATAATCAACCTTACTCTGGAAAAGGGTGCGGTTACTGATGAATATGGAAATTTTCAAATTCAGGCAAATGAGAAGGATAGCCTTTATGTATCGTCGGTTCAATTTGAGAATAAGACTATTGTTGTAACAAAAGAAATGATCGAGTCAAAAGCTTTTATTATCGATCTTCAGAATAGAATGAATGAGCTTGCAGAGGTTGTGATAGATGATATTAAACTTACGGGTTATTTAGCAAGTGACCTTAATAAGATTTCTGTAACAAGTGTCGAGACCAAAAACAGGTTGCAGAATGAACTCAATATGTTTATTGAAAAAGATAAAAAACTAAATCCTTATGGGAAGCCGAATCCTGTTGGGGGTATTAATATAAATAAGGTCGCGGGCGCTGTGATAGACAAACTTTCTGAAAATTCAGAAAAGCCTAAACAGTATTCTCCGAAAGAACTGGCAAATAAGAGTATTCAAATAGTAGGACACGAATTCTTTAGGGAAGACCTGGATTTGGAAGAGAATGAGATATGCAACTTTGTTTATTTTTGTACTGAAGATTCCAGATTTAAACGCCTAGTTATTAATAACAATGCTTTTGTTCTAATTGAGTATTTTCAAACTAAAATTGAAGATTTTAGAGAAAGGCGGGGATCTGCTTTAAATGCTATAAGACAAATTCCAGGATAA